A stretch of Spirosoma oryzicola DNA encodes these proteins:
- a CDS encoding c-type cytochrome, with translation MKRLWGFTVLACLLVSNISCQSEEEIKRQRYITEGILLYKNYCANCHQNKGEGLAALYPPIANSDYLANKNDVICLIRYGQQGPIVVNGKRYNRPMPAQPQLSNLEVAELMTYIYNQWGGEKKVIDVKQVTPILEQCKKP, from the coding sequence ATGAAACGGCTTTGGGGTTTTACAGTTCTTGCTTGTTTACTTGTCAGTAATATATCCTGCCAGAGCGAAGAAGAAATTAAGCGACAACGGTATATCACGGAAGGGATTCTACTCTACAAAAACTACTGCGCTAACTGCCATCAGAACAAAGGCGAAGGTCTTGCGGCCCTCTACCCGCCTATTGCGAACTCTGATTACCTAGCCAACAAAAACGACGTAATTTGCCTAATCCGCTACGGCCAGCAAGGCCCTATTGTGGTTAACGGAAAGCGGTATAATCGACCAATGCCTGCCCAGCCACAACTTAGCAATCTGGAAGTGGCAGAATTAATGACCTACATCTACAACCAATGGGGCGGAGAAAAGAAAGTAATTGATGTCAAGCAGGTAACCCCCATCCTTGAGCAGTGCAAGAAACCTTAA
- a CDS encoding DUF4835 family protein, whose product MKRILVIISLLCGMLPAQAQELNCQVTINSDQLFAQQKTDFSYVNQLKGIVTEFMNNRRWTNDQYTVSERINCSLNINLIKSLTQGVFEATAQIVVTRPVYGSSYETTTFSYVDRAFNFVYLPTTPVYYRENQFSDDLTSLLAFYANVILAVDYDTFSKRGGNPFIQRAFTIMNLAQQGSPNGAWQTGGDRRNRYWLVENLQNQQLLPFRDGLYTYHRLGLDVFAANPVQVRKQTLSLLTTIRTIGLQLPNSVLINSFFDAKSQELLNILYEGTPAERKQAFDLLSYLDPSKTEAYRKLVAAGQ is encoded by the coding sequence ATGAAGCGAATACTAGTAATCATAAGCCTGCTTTGCGGTATGCTTCCAGCACAGGCGCAGGAGCTGAATTGTCAGGTTACCATCAACTCGGATCAGCTGTTTGCCCAGCAGAAAACGGATTTTTCCTACGTTAATCAGCTCAAGGGAATCGTTACCGAGTTTATGAATAACCGGCGATGGACCAACGACCAGTACACGGTTTCTGAACGAATCAATTGTTCGCTCAATATTAACCTCATCAAGTCATTGACCCAGGGGGTATTTGAAGCAACTGCGCAGATTGTTGTCACCCGACCAGTTTATGGTTCAAGCTACGAGACTACGACCTTTAGCTACGTCGATCGGGCCTTTAACTTCGTTTATTTGCCCACCACACCGGTTTACTACCGAGAGAATCAATTTTCCGACGATCTTACTTCGTTACTAGCTTTTTACGCCAATGTAATCCTGGCGGTTGACTACGATACCTTCAGCAAGCGGGGTGGCAACCCGTTTATTCAGCGAGCCTTTACAATCATGAACCTGGCTCAGCAGGGCTCCCCCAACGGAGCCTGGCAAACGGGCGGTGATCGGCGCAATCGGTACTGGCTTGTCGAGAATCTGCAAAATCAGCAATTGCTTCCGTTTCGTGATGGATTATATACCTACCACCGCTTGGGATTGGACGTATTTGCCGCCAATCCAGTACAGGTGCGCAAGCAAACGCTCTCACTGTTGACTACCATTCGCACCATCGGGCTTCAACTGCCTAACTCGGTACTAATCAATTCGTTCTTCGACGCCAAGTCGCAGGAATTGCTGAATATCTTGTACGAAGGAACACCAGCGGAACGTAAACAAGCGTTTGATTTGCTGTCGTATCTGGACCCTAGTAAAACTGAAGCCTACCGAAAATTGGTGGCTGCCGGTCAATAG
- a CDS encoding SCO family protein: MLKQRLRVALQKPVSIYRKNKSRFLVVGLLAVAAGCSTGDDKLPILGQREAITKTVNGKSVTDSVYHTIPDFKFVSQYGDTVTAKNLARKIYVADFFFTTCPTICPKMKVQLKRVYEKFKGNSDVALLSHTINPDHDSVAVLKEFADNLGVTGKQWLFVTGDREKIYDIGQNSYMVTAQQDSSAPGGVVHSGAFILVDKDKHIRGIYDGTTEKGVDNLMNDMDRLLAEYKK, encoded by the coding sequence ATGTTAAAGCAAAGATTACGGGTAGCCTTACAGAAGCCGGTCAGTATTTACAGAAAAAATAAGAGCCGGTTTTTGGTAGTAGGTTTATTGGCTGTCGCAGCGGGTTGTAGCACGGGCGATGATAAATTACCGATTCTGGGCCAACGCGAAGCCATTACAAAGACGGTCAATGGTAAGTCTGTTACCGACTCCGTTTACCACACGATTCCCGATTTCAAGTTCGTCAGTCAGTATGGTGATACGGTCACGGCTAAAAACCTGGCCCGAAAAATTTACGTTGCCGATTTTTTCTTTACAACCTGCCCCACGATCTGCCCGAAAATGAAGGTTCAGTTAAAGCGGGTTTACGAGAAATTTAAGGGTAATTCGGATGTAGCCCTCCTGTCGCATACCATCAATCCCGATCACGATTCAGTGGCGGTGCTGAAAGAGTTTGCCGACAATCTTGGTGTAACGGGTAAGCAGTGGCTGTTTGTCACGGGTGATCGGGAAAAGATTTACGACATCGGTCAAAATAGCTACATGGTTACCGCCCAACAGGACTCATCAGCGCCAGGTGGCGTTGTTCACAGCGGTGCGTTTATCTTGGTGGATAAGGACAAACACATTCGGGGAATTTACGACGGCACAACCGAGAAGGGCGTTGACAACTTAATGAACGATATGGACCGGCTGTTGGCCGAGTATAAAAAATGA
- the recN gene encoding DNA repair protein RecN — MLSHLLIKNYALIDQLELTPDRELNIITGETGAGKSIMLGAIGLLLGNRADTRVLFNPEQKCIIEGVFGVSGYLIEQIFDEEELDFSDTCIVRREISVSGKSRAFVNDTPVNLETLRRVTSQLMDIHSQHDSVLLGSNEYQLEIVDTYAQDDNLLRQYRVDYQAYRSKKTIYDQLQAEASAMRKEFDYNNFLFEELAKAQLLPDEQESLEQELNILENAEEIKERLQLAYEYLDNTEQSVIDFLKGTVSNLAYISKLSDQYEQLLQRAQSSLIELRDLADEISSEQDNVDIDDSRAETIRERLNLIYQLQTKHQVKDVAALIALRDELERKVGKVLNLDDTLAEAKAQADAAREQLQLSGQTLSNARQVVLQPIENEIGGLLKELGMPNASLNVRSEVSKPTPTGIDTISFLFSANKGVKPQQLKNVASGGEFSRLMMAIKYILASKRSLPTIVFDEIDTGVSGEIAIKMGNMMRDMAHSHQIIAITHLHQIAGQGTAHYFVYKDHSASKTVSRIKKLTFDERVNEIAQMIGGNNPSASAVKNAREILKQRATATVK, encoded by the coding sequence ATGCTATCGCATTTACTCATAAAAAATTACGCCCTGATTGATCAACTCGAACTGACGCCCGACCGTGAGCTAAACATCATTACGGGCGAGACGGGTGCGGGTAAGTCGATTATGTTAGGGGCAATCGGCCTGTTATTAGGTAATCGGGCCGATACGCGCGTTTTGTTCAATCCCGAACAGAAATGCATTATCGAAGGCGTATTTGGCGTGTCCGGTTATTTGATTGAACAGATTTTCGACGAAGAAGAATTAGACTTTTCCGATACCTGCATTGTTCGGCGGGAAATTAGTGTGAGTGGTAAATCACGGGCTTTCGTCAACGATACGCCTGTCAATCTGGAGACGCTCCGGCGCGTGACCAGCCAGCTGATGGATATTCACTCCCAGCACGATTCGGTTTTGTTGGGTTCGAATGAATATCAACTGGAAATCGTCGATACGTACGCACAGGACGACAACCTGCTTCGGCAATACCGTGTTGACTATCAGGCATACCGGTCTAAAAAGACGATTTACGATCAACTTCAGGCAGAAGCATCGGCCATGCGGAAGGAGTTTGATTACAACAACTTTTTATTTGAAGAATTAGCCAAGGCGCAGCTACTACCTGACGAGCAGGAATCGTTGGAGCAAGAGCTGAACATTCTTGAAAATGCCGAAGAAATCAAAGAGCGGTTGCAGCTCGCGTACGAATATTTAGACAATACCGAACAGTCGGTCATTGACTTTCTAAAAGGCACCGTCAGCAACCTAGCCTACATCAGCAAGCTATCGGACCAGTACGAACAACTGTTACAGCGAGCGCAGAGCAGTCTGATCGAACTGCGGGATCTGGCTGACGAAATCAGTTCGGAGCAGGATAATGTCGATATTGACGACTCCCGCGCCGAAACCATCCGGGAACGACTCAACCTGATTTACCAACTCCAAACCAAGCACCAAGTCAAAGATGTAGCGGCTCTGATTGCGTTACGCGATGAACTAGAGCGGAAGGTCGGTAAGGTGCTTAATCTGGACGATACACTTGCCGAAGCCAAGGCGCAGGCTGATGCGGCCCGTGAGCAGCTACAACTCAGCGGGCAAACGCTGTCGAACGCCCGACAGGTCGTGTTACAGCCTATCGAAAACGAAATTGGTGGTTTGCTCAAAGAGTTAGGCATGCCCAACGCTTCTTTAAACGTTCGATCCGAAGTTAGTAAACCGACGCCGACAGGCATTGACACAATCTCGTTTCTGTTTAGCGCGAACAAGGGCGTCAAACCACAGCAGCTGAAGAACGTAGCTTCCGGTGGCGAGTTCTCCCGATTGATGATGGCGATTAAATACATTCTGGCCAGCAAGCGCTCTTTACCGACAATTGTCTTCGATGAGATTGATACCGGCGTCTCGGGCGAGATCGCGATCAAGATGGGAAATATGATGCGTGATATGGCCCATAGTCACCAGATTATAGCCATTACTCACCTGCACCAGATCGCCGGACAAGGGACTGCACATTACTTCGTGTACAAAGATCATTCGGCCTCCAAAACCGTCAGCCGCATCAAAAAGCTTACCTTTGATGAGCGGGTCAATGAAATTGCTCAGATGATTGGGGGTAACAACCCATCGGCCAGCGCCGTTAAAAACGCCCGCGAGATCTTGAAACAACGAGCTACCGCCACTGTCAAATGA
- a CDS encoding type III pantothenate kinase — protein sequence MNLVIDWGNSSLKTAWFRDSLLVETGRYESVDVFLADWDKKGEAYKHPEQVLASSTSRSAEAIRTLLQAVSDTVWVLDGQTPVPVRKDYDTPTTLGTDRVAAAVGASSLFPGQDCLVFDLGTCLTADLVDRDAVFRGGLISPGLQMRFRAMHEQTARLPLVDVPTDWPDVTAKNTRQAMQSGVVNGMAFEMNGIIETYRRDRPDLVVLLCGGDAPVFESRLKQPIFAAPELVLVGLNRILRYNVENLHADKPGTIC from the coding sequence ATGAATCTGGTTATTGATTGGGGGAATTCAAGTTTGAAAACCGCCTGGTTTCGCGACTCCCTGCTGGTTGAAACAGGTCGTTATGAGTCTGTCGACGTATTCTTAGCCGATTGGGATAAAAAAGGCGAGGCCTATAAACACCCTGAGCAGGTACTAGCGTCATCGACAAGTCGCTCGGCCGAAGCGATACGAACCCTATTGCAAGCTGTAAGCGATACGGTCTGGGTATTGGACGGACAAACGCCCGTACCTGTGCGCAAAGATTATGATACGCCTACTACGCTTGGGACGGATCGGGTGGCGGCTGCGGTAGGCGCTTCAAGCTTATTTCCGGGGCAGGATTGTCTGGTGTTTGATCTGGGTACCTGCCTGACCGCTGATCTGGTTGACCGGGACGCTGTTTTTAGAGGAGGACTTATTTCGCCGGGTCTACAGATGCGTTTTCGGGCAATGCACGAACAAACGGCGCGACTCCCGCTCGTGGATGTGCCAACGGACTGGCCGGACGTAACGGCCAAAAACACCCGGCAGGCTATGCAGAGTGGCGTCGTAAATGGGATGGCGTTCGAAATGAACGGTATCATAGAAACGTACCGCCGGGATCGCCCCGATCTGGTTGTTTTACTGTGTGGTGGCGACGCTCCGGTTTTTGAAAGTCGTCTGAAACAGCCGATATTTGCAGCGCCGGAACTGGTGCTGGTAGGATTGAATCGAATTTTACGCTATAATGTTGAGAATTTACACGCGGATAAGCCGGGTACTATTTGCTAG
- a CDS encoding viral A-type inclusion protein, translating into MIKPIRTVFVLLALGGLFWACGKSDDETVKEAEDEVFAIHDEVMPLIDDVMKLRKRVKARITTLDSTKAAGSASTTLRIDEERDQAQRIVRNLSEADSLMMNWMDQYKTDTIAKLPSEDALRYLDGQKEKITDVKAKITGSLTEAGQYLQKK; encoded by the coding sequence ATGATTAAACCTATTCGTACCGTTTTCGTATTGTTAGCCTTAGGCGGATTGTTCTGGGCTTGCGGCAAATCAGACGATGAAACCGTCAAAGAAGCAGAAGATGAAGTTTTTGCCATTCATGATGAAGTTATGCCGTTGATTGATGACGTCATGAAACTGCGTAAGCGCGTAAAAGCACGTATCACGACACTCGATAGCACCAAAGCGGCTGGCTCGGCTTCGACCACGCTCCGCATCGACGAAGAACGTGATCAGGCGCAGCGAATTGTCCGAAACCTGTCGGAAGCGGACAGCCTTATGATGAACTGGATGGACCAGTACAAGACGGATACAATCGCCAAGTTGCCCTCAGAAGACGCACTGCGCTATCTGGATGGGCAAAAAGAAAAAATAACTGATGTTAAAGCAAAGATTACGGGTAGCCTTACAGAAGCCGGTCAGTATTTACAGAAAAAATAA
- the coaBC gene encoding bifunctional phosphopantothenoylcysteine decarboxylase/phosphopantothenate--cysteine ligase CoaBC, giving the protein MNGKRILLGVTGSISAYKSALLVRLLVKAGADVQVVMTQSAQEFITPLTLATLSKRPALSAFVNDASGSWNNHVELGLWADALVIAPASAHTLARCAHGFCDDLLSAVYLSAKCPVFFAPAMDLDMYRHATTIENLQRLESYGNHIIRAEHGELASGLVGEGRLAEPETIVQRLESFWNQEAQQFNSDHSNSSFPVGSGPLLNKHVLITAGPTQEAIDPVRYISNHSTGKMGYAIARAFAQTGAQVTLVSGPTALPLPHPSVRRIDVRSAKEMFEASQAVFPVADVVVLSAAVADYTPVYVAEQKIKKKENQFSLELTKTTDIAATLGSQKRSDQFLMGFALETNNERENALKKLKSKHLDWIVLNSLRDQGAGFGHDTNKITVIDKDEQTHEFALKTKDEVAQDLVNLVVKKLSV; this is encoded by the coding sequence GTGAACGGAAAACGTATTCTTCTGGGAGTAACGGGCAGTATATCTGCCTACAAATCAGCGCTACTCGTCCGCTTACTAGTCAAAGCCGGGGCCGACGTACAGGTTGTTATGACCCAGTCGGCGCAGGAATTTATCACCCCGCTTACGTTAGCCACACTGTCAAAACGCCCGGCCTTATCCGCTTTTGTGAACGACGCAAGCGGTAGCTGGAACAATCACGTTGAACTTGGCCTGTGGGCGGATGCGCTTGTGATTGCGCCCGCATCGGCTCATACGCTCGCCCGCTGCGCCCACGGCTTCTGTGATGATCTGTTGTCAGCAGTTTATTTATCGGCAAAGTGTCCTGTATTTTTTGCCCCAGCCATGGATCTGGACATGTACCGCCACGCTACCACAATCGAGAATCTTCAGCGACTCGAATCATACGGTAACCACATCATCCGGGCCGAACACGGAGAATTAGCCAGTGGCCTTGTCGGTGAAGGACGATTAGCCGAACCTGAAACCATTGTTCAACGGCTGGAATCGTTTTGGAATCAGGAGGCCCAACAATTTAATTCTGACCATAGTAATTCGTCTTTTCCCGTGGGTTCTGGCCCCCTGCTCAACAAACATGTTCTGATTACAGCGGGCCCAACGCAAGAAGCGATTGATCCGGTTCGTTATATCAGCAATCACTCGACGGGTAAAATGGGGTATGCAATTGCCCGCGCTTTTGCGCAGACAGGGGCTCAGGTAACATTAGTTAGTGGTCCAACAGCCCTGCCACTTCCTCATCCATCCGTTCGGCGCATCGATGTACGGTCAGCTAAAGAAATGTTTGAAGCCTCACAGGCCGTATTCCCGGTCGCCGATGTGGTGGTTTTAAGCGCGGCTGTCGCCGATTACACCCCGGTCTACGTGGCTGAGCAAAAGATCAAAAAAAAAGAAAATCAGTTTTCGCTCGAACTGACCAAAACTACCGACATTGCGGCTACGCTCGGTAGTCAGAAACGGTCCGACCAATTCCTTATGGGCTTTGCGCTGGAAACGAACAATGAGCGCGAGAATGCCTTGAAAAAGCTGAAAAGCAAACACCTGGACTGGATTGTTCTGAATTCATTGCGCGATCAGGGTGCAGGCTTTGGACACGATACAAACAAAATTACGGTTATTGACAAAGACGAGCAAACCCACGAATTTGCGTTGAAAACGAAAGATGAAGTCGCGCAGGATCTGGTTAATCTGGTCGTAAAAAAGCTGTCGGTATGA
- a CDS encoding outer membrane protein assembly factor BamD: MQQRHISRSLLGVLIVFFLGSCSPFSKLQKSGNDDQKYKAAVEYYKKEDWYHAGLLFEELIPVLKGSTESELAQFYHAYTQFHQQQYLLSATLFKKFYETFARSEYAQEAMYMYAYSLYKDTPQYNLDQSNTLTATSALQDFINTYPDSKYRDECTKIILELRGKLERKAYEKAKLYYKTSGFNIASYKSSVIAINNFQKEFPDSEYNEELAFMKVDAEYSLANNSLESKQKERYQDAISYYQAFIDKYPSSKYVKQAERMYESSQKEIERLDKLEQEREKLKNLHNRPAKVTAANQ; encoded by the coding sequence TCAGTAGAAGTCTGCTGGGAGTTCTGATCGTGTTTTTTCTAGGGTCTTGCAGTCCGTTCTCCAAATTGCAGAAGAGCGGAAATGACGATCAAAAATATAAAGCAGCCGTTGAGTATTATAAAAAAGAAGACTGGTATCATGCTGGCCTGCTCTTTGAAGAACTGATTCCGGTATTGAAAGGTAGCACCGAATCAGAACTGGCGCAGTTCTACCATGCTTACACGCAGTTTCACCAGCAGCAGTACTTGCTGAGTGCAACGCTCTTCAAGAAATTTTACGAAACATTTGCCCGCAGTGAGTACGCGCAGGAGGCTATGTATATGTATGCCTACTCGCTGTATAAAGATACTCCGCAGTACAATCTCGATCAGTCAAATACGCTCACCGCAACCTCGGCTCTTCAGGATTTCATTAACACCTACCCGGATAGCAAATACCGCGACGAATGCACGAAAATCATTCTCGAACTACGCGGTAAGCTGGAACGGAAAGCGTACGAAAAAGCCAAGCTTTATTACAAAACCAGTGGTTTTAACATCGCATCGTATAAGTCGTCGGTTATTGCCATCAACAACTTTCAGAAGGAGTTTCCAGATTCGGAATACAACGAAGAACTGGCCTTCATGAAAGTGGATGCTGAATATAGCCTTGCCAATAATAGCCTGGAAAGTAAGCAAAAGGAACGCTATCAGGACGCAATCAGTTACTATCAGGCATTCATTGACAAATATCCTAGCAGCAAGTACGTAAAACAGGCTGAACGGATGTATGAATCCAGTCAAAAGGAAATCGAACGGCTCGACAAACTGGAGCAGGAGCGCGAAAAATTAAAGAACCTGCACAACCGTCCAGCTAAAGTAACAGCAGCAAATCAATAG
- the lptC gene encoding LPS export ABC transporter periplasmic protein LptC, whose product MNRICVFIRMIVVPAVGSLLLLACGEPKQAKKVEPYQGPIEEINDVRLLYSEAAMLKVKLTTPKQYRYLNDNRKYPKPVNIVFYGPTGEEATTLRSDSGRYDKAKDLYTVMGHVVVINKLKQEKLLTPELNWNPVTKKVFTDKQVAVISQLTGEKLYGVGLDANQDFSQYSIRKPTGVFNVEGGPGFN is encoded by the coding sequence ATGAACAGAATTTGCGTATTCATAAGAATGATTGTCGTGCCAGCAGTTGGAAGCTTACTGCTGCTGGCATGTGGTGAACCAAAGCAGGCCAAGAAAGTTGAACCGTATCAAGGACCAATCGAAGAAATCAACGATGTCCGTCTGCTGTACAGCGAGGCTGCTATGCTAAAAGTAAAGTTAACAACGCCTAAGCAGTACCGCTACCTAAACGACAACCGTAAGTACCCCAAACCCGTAAATATCGTATTCTACGGGCCAACCGGCGAAGAGGCCACCACGCTACGCTCCGATTCGGGACGTTACGACAAAGCAAAGGATTTGTACACGGTAATGGGCCACGTTGTTGTAATCAATAAACTAAAGCAGGAAAAACTGCTTACCCCGGAGCTGAACTGGAACCCCGTTACCAAAAAAGTATTCACCGACAAGCAAGTTGCTGTGATCAGCCAGCTTACCGGCGAAAAATTATACGGGGTAGGTCTGGACGCCAATCAGGACTTTTCGCAGTATTCCATTCGTAAGCCAACCGGCGTTTTCAACGTCGAAGGAGGACCCGGTTTTAACTAA
- a CDS encoding outer membrane protein transport protein, whose protein sequence is MLRIYTRISRVLFASLLATAATSPVVLAQGLGSSPYSALGIGELYPTGNVTNIGMGGIGISNSSPFYLNLQNPALLGSRPPYTVFEVGLLGESRTLSQNVSNQTQVQRNFGGNLGYLALAFPASSRWSMSLSLRPYTYVNYSLTQYNVLPGNSSVVEYNYSGRGGLNKGAFATGYRLFKNIFVGAEAAFLFGNVTNSSDARIIVNQLGVGSPDTRVNRLSRANYSDVVWKLGAAWRPKLSNEWTLNLGATYDPTTRVKGSETNIYQQTTLAGADLGTADTLRYNATGKTTLPQQMNFGVSIERSNRLLIGVDVGFQQWGKYKTINNQSGGLVDGMNVAAGVEYTPKPTSNKYSDLITYRAGFQYNKLPYEIQGAQINDINGSLGLSLPVGAYFVNRITLSFVGGQRGVLTGTQVREQYVRIALGFSLTDRWFRKPVID, encoded by the coding sequence ATGTTGAGAATTTACACGCGGATAAGCCGGGTACTATTTGCTAGTTTGCTGGCCACTGCCGCGACGTCGCCGGTTGTACTGGCACAAGGATTAGGAAGCTCACCCTATTCAGCACTGGGTATTGGCGAACTTTACCCAACGGGCAACGTCACTAATATAGGCATGGGGGGAATCGGCATCAGCAACTCCAGTCCATTTTATTTGAATTTACAGAATCCCGCGTTGCTGGGAAGCCGTCCGCCGTATACTGTTTTTGAAGTTGGCTTGCTGGGTGAGTCACGAACACTCAGTCAGAACGTCAGTAACCAGACGCAGGTTCAGCGGAATTTTGGCGGAAACCTGGGGTATCTGGCGCTGGCCTTTCCGGCTAGCTCCCGGTGGAGTATGTCATTGAGCCTTCGCCCTTATACGTACGTCAATTACTCACTCACGCAGTATAACGTGTTGCCTGGTAATTCGTCAGTCGTAGAATATAATTACAGTGGCCGTGGCGGTCTAAACAAAGGTGCGTTTGCCACTGGTTACCGGTTATTTAAAAATATATTCGTAGGTGCTGAGGCCGCCTTTTTGTTTGGAAACGTTACCAACTCGTCGGATGCGCGGATCATTGTCAATCAACTAGGTGTTGGTTCGCCGGATACGCGTGTCAATCGGTTGAGCCGGGCCAATTACAGCGATGTCGTCTGGAAATTGGGTGCTGCCTGGCGGCCTAAGCTGAGTAATGAATGGACGCTTAATCTGGGTGCAACCTATGATCCCACCACACGGGTTAAGGGAAGCGAAACAAACATTTATCAGCAGACTACGCTCGCCGGTGCAGACCTGGGCACAGCCGATACATTGCGTTATAACGCGACAGGAAAAACGACACTGCCTCAGCAGATGAATTTCGGCGTAAGCATCGAACGGTCAAACCGGTTGCTCATTGGCGTTGATGTTGGTTTTCAGCAGTGGGGAAAATACAAAACGATCAATAACCAGTCGGGTGGATTAGTCGATGGAATGAACGTTGCGGCTGGTGTTGAGTACACACCCAAGCCTACCTCGAACAAATACAGCGATCTGATTACTTATCGGGCTGGCTTCCAGTACAACAAACTACCTTACGAAATTCAGGGAGCGCAGATCAATGACATCAACGGTAGCCTGGGCTTATCGCTGCCAGTAGGCGCTTACTTTGTCAATCGGATTACGTTATCGTTCGTTGGTGGACAGCGCGGTGTGCTAACAGGTACGCAGGTACGGGAGCAGTACGTACGGATTGCCCTTGGTTTCTCGCTAACGGACCGCTGGTTCCGTAAGCCCGTTATCGACTAA
- a CDS encoding DNA-directed RNA polymerase subunit omega has product MATNQSIITRDNDKIALPTGNLYESVSIISKRARQIATKNKEELSNKLSEFVSAVDNLEEVFENREQIEISKFYERMPKPTSTATDEFLESKVYWRYNDEE; this is encoded by the coding sequence ATGGCAACGAATCAATCGATCATTACCCGCGACAACGACAAAATCGCACTTCCTACGGGCAATCTATACGAATCAGTATCGATTATTTCAAAACGCGCCCGGCAGATCGCAACCAAAAACAAAGAAGAACTGAGCAATAAACTGTCTGAGTTCGTTTCAGCAGTAGACAATCTGGAAGAGGTATTTGAAAACCGCGAACAGATCGAAATCTCGAAATTCTACGAGCGGATGCCGAAACCAACATCGACCGCTACGGATGAATTTCTGGAAAGCAAGGTGTACTGGCGCTATAACGACGAAGAGTAG